Proteins found in one Pyrus communis chromosome 15, drPyrComm1.1, whole genome shotgun sequence genomic segment:
- the LOC137718256 gene encoding zinc transporter 4, chloroplastic-like isoform X1, translating to MSFVEDLWPLLCPPGFLEKSRLFKESLLQSMANTSCGSAELEACRDESAALVLKLIAVASILVTGVVGVAIPLVCKNRSFLRTDGSLFVAAKAFAAGVILATGFVHMLPDGSAALNDPCLPEYPWTKFPFSGFFAMMASLATLLVDFVGTQYYERKQGKTHPTEDQVRVGSDDPEIEAGAGPEQPAKEWNGKVFGEEEGGGMHIVGMHAHAAHHRHSHAHGQAGCDGHVARESEQEHGHDSHGHGHSHGFGDDDEDGGVRHVVVSQILELGIVSHSVIIGLSLGVSQSPCTIRPLVAALSFHQFFEGFALGGCISQAQFKTLSTTLMACFFAITTPLGIGVGTAISSFYNPYSARALVAEGILDSMSAGILVYMALVDLIAADFLSKRMSCNFRLQVVSYCCLFVGAGLMSLLAIWA from the exons ATGTCATTCGTTGAG GATCTTTGGCCCTTGCTCTGCCCTCCAGGCTTCCTAGAAAAATCTCGGCTTTTCAAAG AGTCCCTTTTGCAGTCCATGGCCAACACGAGCTGCGGGAGCGCGGAGCTCGAGGCCTGCCGCGACGAGTCGGCGGCGCTCGTCCTCAAGCTAATCGCCGTTGCTTCGATTCTCGTGACCGGAGTCGTCGGAGTCGCAATTCCCCTCGTCTGTAAGAACCGCAGCTTTCTCCGCACCGACGGTAGCCTCTTCGTCGCCGCCAAGGCCTTCGCCGCTGGGGTAATTCTTGCCACCGGGTTTGTCCACATGCTCCCGGACGGGTCGGCCGCCCTGAACGACCCGTGCCTGCCCGAATACCCCTGGACCAAGTTCCCCTTCTCGGGATTTTTCGCCATGATGGCCTCGCTTGCCACGTTGCTCGTTGACTTTGTTGGGACCCAGTATTACGAGAGGAAACAGGGGAAGACTCACCCCACCGAGGACCAGGTGCGGGTTGGGTCGGATGACCCGGAGATTGAGGCGGGTGCGGGTCCCGAACAGCCGGCGAAGGAGTGGAATGGGAAGGTGTTTGGAGAAGAGGAAGGCGGTGGGATGCACATTGTTGGGATGCATGCGCACGCGGCGCACCACAGACACAGCCACGCGCACGGCCAGGCCGGATGTGACGGGCACGTGGCGAGGGAATCCGAACAGGAACACGGGCACGATTCGCACGGGCACGGGCATTCTCACGGGTTCGGGGATGATGACGAGGACGGTGGTGTCCGGCACGTGGTCGTTTCTCAG ATTTTGGAACTTGGGATTGTATCACATTCAGTGATCATAGGCCTATCACTGGGAGTTTCACAGAGCCCATGCACCATAAGACCCTTGGTTGCAGCATTGTCATTCCATCAGTTCTTTGAAGGTTTTGCACTTGGAGGCTGCATATCTCAAGCACAATTCAAGACCCTATCAACAACCCTAATGGCCTGTTTTTTCGCCATCACAACCCCGCTTGGGATAGGCGTTGGGACCGCCATTTCCTCATTCTACAACCCGTACAGTGCAAGAGCTTTGGTCGCCGAGGGCATCTTGGATTCCATGTCGGCCGGAATTCTAGTGTACATGGCGTTGGTTGACCTAATTGCTGCTGATTTTTTGAGTAAGAGGATGAGCTGCAATTTCAGGCTCCAAGTTGTATCTTATTGCTGTCTCTTTGTTGGAGCTGGATTGATGTCATTACTTGCAATTTGGGCTTAA
- the LOC137718256 gene encoding zinc transporter 4, chloroplastic-like isoform X2 codes for MANTSCGSAELEACRDESAALVLKLIAVASILVTGVVGVAIPLVCKNRSFLRTDGSLFVAAKAFAAGVILATGFVHMLPDGSAALNDPCLPEYPWTKFPFSGFFAMMASLATLLVDFVGTQYYERKQGKTHPTEDQVRVGSDDPEIEAGAGPEQPAKEWNGKVFGEEEGGGMHIVGMHAHAAHHRHSHAHGQAGCDGHVARESEQEHGHDSHGHGHSHGFGDDDEDGGVRHVVVSQILELGIVSHSVIIGLSLGVSQSPCTIRPLVAALSFHQFFEGFALGGCISQAQFKTLSTTLMACFFAITTPLGIGVGTAISSFYNPYSARALVAEGILDSMSAGILVYMALVDLIAADFLSKRMSCNFRLQVVSYCCLFVGAGLMSLLAIWA; via the exons ATGGCCAACACGAGCTGCGGGAGCGCGGAGCTCGAGGCCTGCCGCGACGAGTCGGCGGCGCTCGTCCTCAAGCTAATCGCCGTTGCTTCGATTCTCGTGACCGGAGTCGTCGGAGTCGCAATTCCCCTCGTCTGTAAGAACCGCAGCTTTCTCCGCACCGACGGTAGCCTCTTCGTCGCCGCCAAGGCCTTCGCCGCTGGGGTAATTCTTGCCACCGGGTTTGTCCACATGCTCCCGGACGGGTCGGCCGCCCTGAACGACCCGTGCCTGCCCGAATACCCCTGGACCAAGTTCCCCTTCTCGGGATTTTTCGCCATGATGGCCTCGCTTGCCACGTTGCTCGTTGACTTTGTTGGGACCCAGTATTACGAGAGGAAACAGGGGAAGACTCACCCCACCGAGGACCAGGTGCGGGTTGGGTCGGATGACCCGGAGATTGAGGCGGGTGCGGGTCCCGAACAGCCGGCGAAGGAGTGGAATGGGAAGGTGTTTGGAGAAGAGGAAGGCGGTGGGATGCACATTGTTGGGATGCATGCGCACGCGGCGCACCACAGACACAGCCACGCGCACGGCCAGGCCGGATGTGACGGGCACGTGGCGAGGGAATCCGAACAGGAACACGGGCACGATTCGCACGGGCACGGGCATTCTCACGGGTTCGGGGATGATGACGAGGACGGTGGTGTCCGGCACGTGGTCGTTTCTCAG ATTTTGGAACTTGGGATTGTATCACATTCAGTGATCATAGGCCTATCACTGGGAGTTTCACAGAGCCCATGCACCATAAGACCCTTGGTTGCAGCATTGTCATTCCATCAGTTCTTTGAAGGTTTTGCACTTGGAGGCTGCATATCTCAAGCACAATTCAAGACCCTATCAACAACCCTAATGGCCTGTTTTTTCGCCATCACAACCCCGCTTGGGATAGGCGTTGGGACCGCCATTTCCTCATTCTACAACCCGTACAGTGCAAGAGCTTTGGTCGCCGAGGGCATCTTGGATTCCATGTCGGCCGGAATTCTAGTGTACATGGCGTTGGTTGACCTAATTGCTGCTGATTTTTTGAGTAAGAGGATGAGCTGCAATTTCAGGCTCCAAGTTGTATCTTATTGCTGTCTCTTTGTTGGAGCTGGATTGATGTCATTACTTGCAATTTGGGCTTAA